One Psychrobacillus glaciei genomic region harbors:
- a CDS encoding transcriptional regulator has translation MITRIAVLGSSKFIEHLRQFEHELISIRLDYYIYNTPMEAMYIVSKINPCDAVFFSGSLPYIYAKEAREKLPVPSHYLRQDETAISTTLLSICFSESIPIQQISIDLIEPRSVHSVLEDIAQMEQQPYMMQIDSGFNLQEVVSFHSKLQKNGESSLAITSIHAVYQELKEKNISVIRMIDPKSSILKGIEETKSMALLAKSQSAKIAVGYIQLNDNQSMSEDLLMKISGSIQATAVSAEENLYVLYSTQGDIQEALKSNTLETWFELATSPLYIAFGFGKTVIEATQNARDALPYATENTAYLITDQKELLGPYPNNQKQVNLKTSEPKLALLAKDTTLSPANLSKVMQFSRSHKSTEFTASDLEIYLQVSRRTTERILKKLVDHGYARIVGEEMTYQQGRPRAIYELNFPTYL, from the coding sequence ATGATTACACGCATTGCTGTCTTAGGTTCCAGCAAGTTTATCGAACATTTAAGACAATTTGAACATGAACTAATTTCTATCCGTTTGGACTATTATATCTATAATACACCCATGGAAGCAATGTATATAGTGTCCAAAATTAATCCCTGCGATGCTGTGTTTTTTTCTGGCTCCCTTCCATATATTTACGCTAAGGAAGCTAGAGAGAAATTACCTGTTCCTTCTCATTATTTAAGGCAAGATGAAACTGCTATTAGTACTACACTTTTATCCATTTGCTTTTCTGAGTCTATACCTATCCAACAGATATCTATCGACTTAATCGAACCAAGAAGTGTTCATAGTGTTTTGGAGGATATAGCTCAAATGGAACAACAACCATATATGATGCAAATTGATTCTGGTTTTAATTTGCAGGAAGTCGTTTCTTTCCATTCCAAATTACAAAAAAATGGTGAATCCTCTCTAGCAATTACTAGTATTCATGCAGTTTATCAAGAATTAAAAGAAAAAAATATTTCTGTTATTCGAATGATTGACCCTAAAAGCTCTATATTGAAGGGAATTGAAGAGACTAAATCTATGGCCCTACTTGCCAAAAGCCAATCCGCTAAAATAGCTGTTGGCTATATACAATTAAACGACAATCAATCAATGTCAGAAGACCTGTTAATGAAAATTTCAGGATCTATACAAGCAACTGCAGTTTCAGCAGAAGAGAATTTATATGTGCTATATTCTACACAAGGCGACATCCAGGAAGCATTGAAAAGCAATACATTAGAAACGTGGTTTGAACTCGCTACTTCACCACTATATATAGCATTTGGATTTGGTAAAACAGTTATAGAGGCAACGCAAAATGCTCGTGATGCACTACCCTACGCAACGGAGAATACAGCTTACCTAATAACCGACCAAAAGGAATTGTTAGGGCCTTATCCAAACAATCAAAAACAAGTAAATCTAAAGACAAGTGAACCAAAGCTCGCACTGTTAGCGAAAGATACAACTCTAAGTCCTGCGAATTTATCGAAAGTGATGCAGTTTAGTCGTTCTCATAAATCGACTGAATTTACAGCCTCTGATTTAGAAATCTATTTACAAGTAAGTAGACGTACAACGGAACGAATCTTAAAAAAACTAGTTGATCATGGGTATGCTCGCATTGTCGGTGAAGAAATGACCTACCAACAAGGGCGCCCCCGCGCGATTTACGAACTAAATTTCCCAACTTACTTGTAA
- a CDS encoding mandelate racemase/muconate lactonizing enzyme family protein, whose protein sequence is MKIKEIEIYAIRLPLVEPFIISYHTYEDMPSIIVKLTTEDGLVGYGEAVADEHVTGETWESTYALLQNTLAPLLIGKNPMEFERLHEMMDKSVYQAPAAKAAIDIACYDVVGKKLGVPVYQLLGGRYHEKFPITHVLSIGTPEKMAEEAATRMKEGYSSFKMKVGTEVQADVKRVQAVRAKVGDDIAIRVDVNQGWKNSANTITAMHQLEHAGLDWLEQPVVADDFNGMVEVKAKTSTPLMMDEGLRGIRDMRELIEKQAAHKVNIKLMKCGGIYPAMKLAHMAEMAGIECQIGSMVESSIGSAAGFHVAFSKKSFTSVELTGPLKFSKDVGNLHYDVPFIKLNERAGLGVDIDEVILQELTEFSTKVTK, encoded by the coding sequence ATGAAGATTAAAGAAATAGAAATATATGCTATAAGACTACCATTAGTTGAGCCATTTATTATTAGTTATCACACTTACGAAGATATGCCTTCTATTATTGTAAAGCTAACAACAGAGGATGGTCTAGTAGGATACGGGGAAGCTGTTGCAGATGAGCATGTAACGGGAGAAACGTGGGAAAGTACATATGCATTATTGCAAAACACATTGGCTCCTTTGTTAATCGGAAAAAATCCAATGGAATTTGAGCGGTTACATGAAATGATGGATAAATCGGTATATCAAGCACCAGCAGCCAAAGCTGCAATCGATATTGCTTGTTACGATGTAGTGGGAAAAAAATTGGGTGTACCGGTCTATCAATTACTTGGTGGACGTTACCACGAAAAGTTTCCAATTACACATGTATTAAGTATCGGAACACCTGAGAAGATGGCGGAAGAGGCAGCAACTCGTATGAAAGAAGGCTATTCATCGTTTAAAATGAAAGTTGGAACTGAAGTACAGGCGGATGTAAAACGAGTTCAAGCAGTACGTGCAAAAGTAGGAGATGATATTGCGATTCGTGTTGATGTCAATCAAGGTTGGAAAAACAGTGCGAATACAATTACGGCAATGCATCAGTTAGAACATGCTGGACTTGATTGGTTGGAGCAGCCGGTAGTTGCAGATGATTTTAACGGAATGGTGGAAGTAAAAGCGAAAACAAGCACTCCCCTTATGATGGACGAAGGTTTAAGAGGTATTCGAGATATGCGCGAATTAATCGAAAAACAAGCGGCCCATAAGGTAAATATCAAATTGATGAAATGCGGTGGCATTTATCCAGCAATGAAGCTTGCGCATATGGCGGAAATGGCTGGAATCGAATGTCAAATTGGATCTATGGTTGAGTCTTCTATTGGTTCTGCAGCTGGTTTCCACGTTGCATTTTCTAAAAAATCATTCACTAGTGTAGAGTTAACGGGCCCGCTCAAGTTCTCAAAAGACGTTGGAAATTTACACTATGATGTGCCTTTTATTAAACTAAATGAACGGGCTGGTCTAGGTGTCGATATAGATGAAGTCATTTTACAAGAGCTAACAGAGTTTTCTACGAAAGTAACAAAGTAA
- a CDS encoding GNAT family N-acetyltransferase gives MKEWKGYLGEKEYVIRELTIDSIENILRIQEVVLKTIANNNFLSPLTKEEYEHSIARHLMVGVFVEDQLIAFRALALPEIDEYHLGYDIGLGTEQLDKVVYQEITNVHPNYRGFGLQKKLGTIVMELLDASPYTHVCSTVAPFNIASLKDKLSQGMVIGALKKKYGEMLRYVFYKKLHEDRKASTKVLEINMDDTEKQQQLLVEGWIGTGIIQKKDVWYVTYEEKGFYL, from the coding sequence ATGAAAGAATGGAAAGGGTATCTTGGCGAAAAAGAGTATGTTATCCGAGAGCTGACAATAGATAGTATAGAAAATATTTTACGCATTCAAGAAGTTGTTTTGAAGACAATTGCAAACAATAATTTTTTATCTCCATTAACAAAGGAAGAATATGAACATTCTATAGCACGTCACTTAATGGTTGGTGTATTTGTAGAAGATCAGTTAATCGCATTCCGCGCATTGGCACTTCCTGAAATAGACGAATATCATCTAGGATACGATATCGGACTTGGGACGGAGCAATTAGACAAAGTAGTCTATCAAGAAATTACAAATGTTCATCCTAATTATCGTGGGTTTGGCTTGCAAAAAAAACTTGGAACTATCGTAATGGAGCTTCTAGATGCTTCACCGTATACACATGTATGTTCAACGGTTGCCCCGTTTAATATTGCAAGTTTAAAAGACAAACTAAGCCAAGGTATGGTTATTGGTGCACTGAAAAAGAAATACGGTGAAATGCTACGTTACGTATTTTATAAAAAGCTCCATGAAGATCGTAAAGCCAGTACCAAAGTTTTGGAAATCAATATGGACGATACTGAAAAACAGCAGCAACTACTTGTAGAGGGTTGGATCGGAACAGGTATAATACAAAAAAAAGATGTTTGGTACGTAACATATGAGGAAAAAGGGTTTTATTTGTAA
- the nadA gene encoding quinolinate synthase NadA, translating to MSILDYFEEKMSGTLPESYRNLSRKQMETRIMEIKQQLGEKLFIPGHHYQKDEVIQFADASGDSLQLAQICASNEKAEHIVFCGVHFMAETADILTTDRQKVYLPDMRAGCSMADMANIFQTDRAWAALAEMFGDTIVPLTYVNSTAAIKAFVGKNGGATVTSSNAHSMVKWAFTQKERILFLPDQHLGRNTAYDIGIPLEQMAIWDPIHDKLVFEGAIEDVKVILWKGHCSVHENFTVKNIAYVRENYPDMRIIVHPECSREVVALSDDSGSTKYIIDAIENAAPDSKWAIGTEMNLVNRLIQHHPDKQIISLNPSMCPCLTMNRIDLPHLLWSLESIVSEEEVNVIKVDEETAKDAIKALERMLERA from the coding sequence TTGTCTATCTTAGACTATTTCGAAGAGAAAATGAGCGGTACATTACCTGAATCGTACCGGAATTTATCGCGCAAGCAAATGGAAACACGTATTATGGAGATTAAACAGCAACTTGGCGAAAAACTTTTTATCCCAGGGCACCATTACCAAAAAGATGAAGTAATTCAGTTTGCAGATGCATCTGGCGATTCCTTGCAACTAGCCCAAATTTGCGCATCCAATGAAAAAGCGGAGCATATCGTTTTTTGTGGCGTCCATTTTATGGCTGAAACGGCGGATATTTTGACGACGGATCGGCAGAAAGTGTATTTACCCGATATGCGCGCAGGTTGTTCAATGGCCGATATGGCGAACATCTTCCAGACAGACCGCGCATGGGCTGCACTTGCGGAAATGTTTGGAGACACAATTGTACCACTCACATACGTCAATTCAACTGCCGCCATTAAAGCCTTTGTCGGTAAAAATGGTGGTGCGACCGTGACTTCATCCAATGCTCATTCGATGGTGAAATGGGCATTCACACAAAAGGAACGCATCCTGTTCTTACCAGACCAACACTTAGGTAGAAACACCGCATATGATATTGGCATTCCTCTTGAGCAAATGGCTATTTGGGATCCGATACACGATAAGCTCGTCTTTGAAGGAGCAATCGAAGACGTAAAAGTAATCTTGTGGAAAGGGCATTGCTCTGTTCATGAAAACTTCACCGTCAAAAATATAGCCTATGTTCGTGAAAATTATCCCGATATGCGCATTATCGTTCATCCCGAATGCTCACGAGAAGTCGTTGCATTGTCGGACGATAGCGGCTCTACAAAATACATCATTGATGCAATCGAAAACGCAGCACCAGACAGTAAATGGGCAATTGGAACGGAAATGAATCTCGTCAACCGTCTTATCCAACACCACCCAGACAAACAGATTATTTCGTTGAATCCAAGCATGTGCCCGTGTTTGACCATGAACCGCATCGACCTTCCTCATCTGCTTTGGAGCTTGGAAAGCATTGTAAGCGAAGAAGAAGTGAATGTGATAAAAGTCGACGAGGAAACTGCAAAAGATGCCATAAAAGCACTAGAGCGAATGTTGGAAAGAGCGTAA
- the nadC gene encoding carboxylating nicotinate-nucleotide diphosphorylase has protein sequence MNTLKLKSMLEQFYIEDIGDTDLSSDFLFPEEVTGELSIVAKMDGIFCGKKVIEEGLRVVDDSSNVICHVEDGEQIGKGTVIATAKGPVCSLLKSERVILNLIQRMSAIATETHRVVEKVKGTGTKVCDTRKTMPGLRMLDKYAVRTGGGFNHRNGLYDAVMLKDNHLAFAGSITKAVETVRATIGHTVKIEVEIETFEQLQEAIEAKADIIMFDNCTPETIKEWKQFVPETIITEASGMITNDTIRDYAEAGVEYISLGYLTHSVKALDISANVTISTN, from the coding sequence GTGAACACACTGAAATTGAAATCTATGCTTGAACAATTTTATATAGAAGATATCGGAGACACTGACCTCTCCAGTGATTTTTTATTCCCAGAAGAAGTGACCGGTGAATTGAGTATCGTCGCGAAAATGGATGGCATTTTTTGTGGTAAGAAAGTGATTGAGGAAGGATTGAGAGTTGTTGATGATTCGTCAAACGTAATCTGTCATGTAGAAGATGGCGAGCAGATTGGAAAAGGGACCGTAATTGCTACGGCGAAAGGTCCTGTGTGTAGCTTGTTAAAAAGCGAACGTGTCATATTGAACTTGATCCAACGAATGAGTGCCATTGCGACCGAGACACATAGAGTCGTGGAAAAAGTCAAAGGAACGGGAACGAAAGTGTGTGACACTCGAAAAACGATGCCAGGCTTACGCATGCTCGATAAATACGCTGTCCGTACGGGTGGCGGATTCAATCATCGCAACGGATTGTATGATGCAGTTATGTTGAAGGATAATCATCTTGCTTTTGCAGGTTCCATTACAAAAGCAGTCGAAACGGTAAGAGCTACAATTGGCCACACCGTCAAAATAGAAGTGGAAATAGAGACGTTTGAACAACTGCAAGAAGCGATTGAAGCGAAAGCGGATATTATTATGTTCGACAATTGCACACCAGAAACAATTAAAGAATGGAAACAATTTGTTCCAGAAACAATTATTACGGAAGCGTCCGGGATGATCACGAACGATACAATTCGCGATTATGCGGAGGCGGGTGTTGAATACATTTCATTAGGGTACCTAACACACTCTGTAAAAGCGCTGGACATTAGTGCGAATGTGACAATCAGTACAAATTAA
- the nadB gene encoding L-aspartate oxidase, with amino-acid sequence MKTYNCIIVGSGIAAMQLANHLSDQSRVLVITKSTRRANNSYRAQGGIAAAIGNEDAPFFHYEDTIKAGCDFQNEKEVRELVENAPALIEQLKNAGLPFDKDKIGQLALGMEGAHSRKRIVHCGGDATGKHMMEHLIASIRPTIDVMENCFVYELIIQPDSKKCIGIKAKDADGNNEVYFSDNVVLAVGGIGGLFSFTSNDSSVAGDGVALAYRAGAEIIDMEFIQFHPTLLYINGKTTGLISEAVRGEEARLIDQSGMALMKGKHSLEDLAPRHIVAKEIFHQRAAGNDVYLDISMIAKFEEKFPTITALCNKNGISIESGKIPVAPGCHFLMGGIAVDSVGQTSIDGLYAIGETAATGVHGANRLASNSLLEGLYYGKKLAIHLNKQIVKIEMDVTSFHPMKTSSLNTPLFPHKKEIQEKMMAFAGIIRTRSELEVLETWLSEYDHPSFIVNSLDEWSIENIQKLFMLQTAKLVVNAALLREESRGAHNREDFSVENKRWGQLHIVQSKNGTEMRERQREHTEIEIYA; translated from the coding sequence GTGAAAACGTACAATTGCATCATTGTCGGAAGCGGAATTGCTGCCATGCAGCTTGCTAATCACCTAAGTGACCAGTCTCGCGTGCTTGTTATTACAAAGTCTACGAGACGGGCGAATAATTCATACAGGGCACAAGGCGGTATTGCAGCTGCAATCGGAAATGAAGATGCACCGTTTTTTCATTATGAAGACACGATTAAGGCAGGGTGTGACTTCCAAAACGAAAAAGAGGTCCGTGAACTCGTCGAAAATGCTCCTGCACTCATAGAACAGTTGAAAAACGCTGGACTTCCATTTGATAAAGATAAAATCGGTCAATTGGCTTTAGGAATGGAAGGTGCTCATAGTCGAAAACGAATTGTTCACTGCGGCGGTGACGCCACTGGAAAACATATGATGGAACATCTCATCGCTTCGATCAGACCGACGATTGATGTGATGGAAAACTGTTTTGTATACGAGCTCATAATTCAACCCGATTCAAAAAAATGTATTGGTATTAAAGCGAAAGATGCAGATGGCAATAACGAAGTGTATTTTAGTGACAATGTCGTTCTAGCTGTCGGTGGAATAGGTGGATTATTTTCTTTCACATCAAACGATTCTTCTGTTGCAGGAGATGGAGTGGCATTGGCATATCGAGCAGGTGCAGAAATTATAGATATGGAATTTATCCAATTCCATCCAACTCTTCTCTATATAAACGGGAAAACAACAGGATTGATTTCCGAAGCTGTAAGGGGTGAAGAGGCCCGATTGATAGATCAATCAGGGATGGCCTTGATGAAGGGGAAGCATTCACTTGAAGATTTGGCGCCACGCCATATTGTCGCGAAGGAAATATTTCATCAACGAGCGGCAGGAAATGATGTCTATTTGGACATCTCGATGATTGCCAAATTCGAAGAAAAGTTTCCGACAATTACAGCGTTATGCAACAAGAATGGGATTTCAATAGAAAGCGGGAAAATTCCGGTAGCTCCCGGCTGCCATTTTCTTATGGGAGGAATCGCTGTCGATTCGGTTGGTCAAACCTCCATTGATGGCCTGTACGCAATTGGTGAAACAGCGGCAACTGGCGTTCACGGGGCCAATAGACTTGCCAGCAATTCCTTGTTGGAAGGCCTTTATTATGGGAAGAAATTGGCGATTCATTTGAATAAGCAGATAGTGAAAATTGAAATGGATGTTACTTCTTTTCATCCAATGAAAACATCGTCTCTAAACACACCATTATTCCCACATAAAAAGGAAATACAAGAAAAGATGATGGCTTTCGCGGGAATTATTCGAACGCGTTCAGAACTTGAGGTACTCGAAACCTGGCTAAGCGAATATGATCATCCGAGTTTCATTGTTAATTCGTTGGATGAATGGAGTATCGAAAACATTCAAAAACTATTCATGCTTCAAACTGCAAAGCTTGTCGTAAATGCAGCATTGCTTAGAGAAGAAAGCCGTGGTGCACATAACCGGGAAGACTTTTCTGTGGAGAATAAACGATGGGGGCAATTACATATTGTCCAGTCAAAAAACGGAACTGAAATGAGGGAACGACAACGTGAACACACTGAAATTGAAATCTATGCTTGA
- a CDS encoding IscS subfamily cysteine desulfurase translates to MHYFDYAATTPLHPEASNVYVKLSQACYGNTSSLHEVGGKAQNILTFCREELAGMLGVESAGVYFTSGGTESNLLSIISLAKANKHRGNHIITTLGEHPSVDSALDYLKEDGFTVTAIPFTKDGFVNLHLLEEALTSDTILVSVQHINPEIGTIQPLERIAAILKERSILFHSDCVQSFGKIDLKPIAKIVDSLTVSSHKVYGPKGVGAAYINPRHRLVPVFPGLVHESGFRGGTVNVPGIAAFVTAAQLTEEMQNNNGTYSDYRDAFLKKIGEYPELFTIYQSNNIDQQLPQIIGLGIKNVEGQLIMLELNRHGFAISTGSACKVGQQHASKVMIALQVDLQNAKEFIRISFGNGTTLESIDALANALVQIARKIHAPIVKK, encoded by the coding sequence TTGCATTATTTCGACTATGCAGCAACAACACCATTACATCCGGAAGCTTCAAATGTGTACGTAAAACTTTCTCAAGCATGTTATGGAAATACGAGCAGTCTACATGAAGTGGGCGGAAAAGCACAAAATATACTCACTTTTTGCCGTGAGGAACTTGCTGGTATGCTTGGTGTGGAATCTGCTGGGGTGTATTTTACTTCGGGTGGTACAGAGAGCAATCTACTGTCTATCATTTCGCTTGCTAAAGCGAATAAACATAGAGGAAATCATATTATTACAACGTTAGGTGAACACCCTTCCGTTGATTCGGCACTCGACTATTTAAAAGAGGATGGATTTACAGTGACCGCAATCCCATTTACGAAAGATGGATTTGTCAATCTTCACTTATTGGAAGAAGCGTTAACAAGTGATACAATTCTCGTCAGTGTGCAACATATAAACCCGGAAATTGGCACGATTCAACCGCTTGAAAGAATTGCTGCAATCTTAAAAGAACGCTCTATTCTTTTTCATAGTGATTGTGTGCAATCGTTTGGGAAAATAGATTTGAAGCCTATTGCAAAAATCGTTGATAGTTTAACAGTTTCGAGCCATAAGGTCTATGGTCCAAAAGGGGTTGGGGCTGCGTACATCAATCCACGTCATCGACTTGTCCCAGTTTTCCCTGGACTTGTCCACGAATCTGGATTTAGAGGAGGGACTGTCAATGTCCCTGGTATTGCAGCATTTGTTACAGCAGCGCAACTAACGGAAGAAATGCAAAATAATAATGGAACATACAGTGATTACAGAGATGCATTTCTAAAAAAGATTGGGGAATACCCAGAACTATTTACAATCTATCAGTCGAACAATATAGATCAACAACTTCCACAAATCATTGGACTAGGGATAAAAAACGTAGAAGGGCAACTGATTATGCTAGAATTGAATCGACACGGATTTGCTATTTCAACTGGCAGTGCGTGCAAAGTTGGACAACAGCATGCATCGAAAGTAATGATAGCGTTACAAGTTGACTTGCAAAATGCAAAGGAATTTATACGAATTTCTTTTGGCAATGGAACTACCTTGGAAAGCATCGATGCATTAGCGAATGCACTCGTTCAGATTGCACGGAAAATCCATGCACCAATTGTGAAAAAATGA
- a CDS encoding transcription repressor NadR codes for MNENEKILGEERREFIIHTLLASSKPITGRELGEMTNVSRQVIVGDITLLKARNAPIIATSQGYVYMHAQVIPGKIKKTIVCRHTPEKTEEELNILVDNGVTVKDVKIEHPVYGDLSASIMVSNRNEVKEFIKKVGEEKAVFLLNLTAGGIHLHTILADSEIQIKNAEEALRKAGILVE; via the coding sequence ATGAATGAAAATGAAAAGATTTTGGGAGAAGAACGTCGAGAATTTATTATCCATACATTGCTTGCTTCGAGTAAACCAATTACCGGAAGAGAACTTGGAGAAATGACTAATGTAAGTCGTCAAGTTATCGTAGGGGATATTACACTACTGAAAGCTAGAAATGCACCGATTATCGCTACAAGCCAAGGTTACGTATATATGCATGCACAAGTGATCCCCGGAAAAATTAAAAAGACTATCGTTTGTCGGCACACTCCTGAGAAGACAGAAGAAGAACTGAACATTCTTGTCGATAACGGGGTTACTGTTAAAGACGTTAAAATTGAACATCCCGTATACGGCGACCTTAGTGCATCCATCATGGTGTCAAATCGAAATGAAGTGAAAGAATTTATCAAAAAAGTTGGTGAAGAAAAAGCGGTTTTCTTATTGAATTTAACGGCAGGCGGCATCCACCTTCATACCATACTAGCAGACAGTGAAATACAAATAAAAAATGCAGAAGAAGCATTAAGAAAAGCAGGTATCCTTGTCGAATGA
- a CDS encoding pyridoxal phosphate-dependent decarboxylase family protein, which translates to MKNIQQLFQSEDGNITQREQLLGFVEKILTSMDSLKDPNKTMLGPIQERSANFYKEIMEDFEVPEEGRGMNQVVGELTDLMKGHPYHTRNFVTNVLPMASIPGVLGQLTNSLLNGNNLWDVYGPAAAESEVKVISMMSKLVGYDFTESFGYTTWGGQGAVFSGLRMAIAKQFPHAKEEGVPNNLYCFASENAHYSLLKSVEAVGIGSNHLVRVKAGADHSMDMEDLKMRLTEVIEKGGIPVYIVATTGATDNFAIDDVKAIKEMATTFEEKYNLKPIHIHADSALGGFYAFFNDYDFANNPLHFERDVLVSLQNIRERMQYISLADSLCFDFQKLGQTPYLTSLFLVKEGKYLGLLDLEDFDTPYVGNRGYGSYHTGYTLECSRMGSSIAIYAALLAFGKAGYQQLLANYVRVNLVFREQLAIRIPSLQVVNEPNIGPVTAYRYYSKGLNWQGEQSGSYMLAQVQEINALNASLFEVLGKHRDDVFFGDTTRVCTVAVSDSDELVPVAAAKFFSISPYTEVEHIPAMIDSLQQSIDTLEALHLETVY; encoded by the coding sequence ATGAAAAACATACAACAGCTTTTTCAAAGCGAAGACGGCAATATAACGCAAAGAGAACAACTATTGGGGTTTGTAGAAAAAATATTAACTTCAATGGATAGTTTAAAGGATCCAAACAAAACGATGCTCGGACCAATTCAAGAGCGTTCAGCAAACTTTTATAAAGAGATTATGGAAGATTTCGAAGTGCCTGAGGAAGGCAGAGGAATGAATCAAGTTGTGGGAGAATTGACTGACTTGATGAAGGGTCATCCGTATCATACAAGAAACTTCGTAACAAATGTTTTACCAATGGCAAGTATTCCAGGTGTCCTAGGTCAACTTACCAATTCTTTATTGAATGGTAATAACTTATGGGATGTATATGGTCCAGCAGCTGCTGAAAGTGAAGTGAAAGTGATATCCATGATGTCCAAGTTAGTCGGATATGACTTTACGGAAAGCTTTGGATATACAACTTGGGGTGGCCAAGGGGCGGTGTTCAGCGGCTTGCGTATGGCGATAGCAAAACAATTCCCACATGCTAAAGAAGAAGGTGTTCCAAATAACTTATATTGCTTTGCATCTGAAAATGCGCATTATAGTTTATTGAAGTCTGTTGAGGCTGTTGGGATTGGAAGCAATCATCTAGTGCGTGTTAAAGCAGGTGCAGATCACTCTATGGATATGGAAGATTTGAAAATGCGCTTAACGGAAGTAATCGAGAAAGGCGGCATTCCAGTGTATATAGTTGCTACTACTGGTGCAACAGATAACTTCGCCATTGATGATGTCAAAGCAATTAAAGAAATGGCAACAACATTCGAAGAAAAATACAATTTAAAACCTATCCATATTCACGCAGATTCTGCTTTAGGCGGTTTTTATGCTTTCTTCAATGATTATGATTTTGCGAATAACCCACTGCACTTTGAGCGAGATGTTCTTGTAAGTTTGCAAAATATACGTGAACGCATGCAGTATATTTCATTGGCAGATAGCTTATGTTTTGATTTCCAAAAACTTGGACAAACGCCTTACTTAACGAGTTTGTTTTTAGTGAAGGAAGGGAAATATTTAGGATTATTAGATCTAGAAGATTTTGATACGCCATATGTAGGTAATCGAGGTTACGGATCGTATCATACAGGATATACATTAGAATGTTCACGTATGGGTAGTTCCATAGCTATTTATGCGGCATTGTTGGCGTTCGGTAAGGCAGGATATCAACAATTACTAGCAAATTATGTACGTGTTAATTTGGTTTTCCGTGAGCAATTAGCAATAAGAATCCCTTCTTTACAGGTGGTAAATGAACCGAATATCGGACCAGTTACAGCATATCGATATTACTCGAAAGGTTTGAATTGGCAAGGAGAGCAGTCTGGCAGTTATATGCTTGCACAAGTTCAAGAGATCAATGCTTTAAATGCATCCCTATTTGAAGTATTAGGCAAACATCGTGATGACGTATTTTTTGGGGATACAACGCGCGTTTGCACGGTAGCGGTTTCTGATTCTGACGAACTAGTGCCTGTTGCAGCAGCAAAATTCTTTTCTATTTCGCCATATACAGAAGTAGAGCATATTCCTGCGATGATTGATTCTCTGCAACAATCAATTGATACATTGGAGGCTTTACACCTTGAAACTGTTTACTAA